In one window of Sphingomonas glaciei DNA:
- a CDS encoding M28 family peptidase, which produces MLKPLALTISTFLLASTAASAAATPEQQIMAAARKVSEARLRADVVRLVGFGTRHTLSSQTDPKRGIGASVRWAEAELKALGLETLQTCDTVTGRRVPQPTRVCNAVGIQRGAERPNDVVIITGHIDSRVTDVMDATNDSPGANDDGSGTVAVLEAARALRGAKFGGTIVYGVLSGEEQGLLGGKILSDYAKAQGWNVVANLNNDIIGNSCGSDGVCDAKAVRVFSEGPRWQGREALAASQRSLGGENDSPSRNISRFLDRLAERLPQIGLDVRQVWRNDRFGRGGDHTEFLNAGFPAVRFSVAVEDYDHQHQDLRTENGRKFGDTIDEMDFPYLAKIVRLNVAALMAIANAPPPPAPVAQGAVSTDTTVNWPPVAGVPAYKVHWRRTDENNWTKSSTAVSDVLVTNEAPPAGSALNPNRPSNNATMGRVEGAQKQAVLKGIRVDDWVFGVSSVGKDGWESPVASAVPGGAFKPYVAPETK; this is translated from the coding sequence ATGCTGAAACCGCTGGCGCTGACCATTTCCACCTTTCTCCTCGCCAGCACTGCCGCGTCGGCGGCGGCGACCCCCGAACAACAGATCATGGCAGCCGCGCGCAAGGTCAGCGAAGCGCGGCTGCGCGCCGATGTCGTCCGGCTGGTCGGGTTCGGCACCCGCCACACCCTGTCCAGCCAGACCGACCCGAAACGCGGGATCGGCGCCTCGGTGCGCTGGGCCGAAGCCGAACTCAAGGCGCTGGGCCTCGAGACGCTCCAGACCTGCGACACGGTGACTGGCCGCCGCGTGCCGCAGCCGACCAGGGTCTGCAATGCCGTCGGCATCCAGCGCGGGGCCGAACGGCCGAACGACGTGGTGATCATCACCGGCCACATCGACAGCCGCGTGACCGACGTCATGGACGCGACCAACGACTCGCCCGGGGCCAATGACGATGGGTCGGGCACCGTCGCGGTGCTGGAGGCCGCCCGCGCCCTGCGCGGCGCCAAGTTCGGCGGGACCATCGTCTATGGCGTGCTGTCGGGAGAAGAGCAGGGGCTGCTCGGCGGCAAAATCCTCTCTGATTACGCCAAGGCGCAGGGCTGGAACGTCGTCGCCAACCTCAACAACGACATCATCGGCAACAGCTGCGGGTCGGACGGCGTATGCGATGCCAAGGCCGTGCGGGTCTTCTCCGAAGGCCCGCGCTGGCAGGGCCGCGAAGCGCTCGCCGCTTCGCAGCGCAGCCTCGGCGGGGAGAATGACAGCCCGAGCCGCAACATCAGCCGCTTCCTCGATCGCCTTGCAGAGCGGCTGCCGCAGATCGGCCTCGACGTCCGCCAGGTGTGGCGCAACGACCGGTTCGGGCGCGGCGGCGACCATACCGAATTCCTCAACGCCGGCTTCCCCGCCGTCCGCTTCTCGGTCGCGGTCGAGGATTACGACCACCAGCACCAGGACCTGCGCACCGAGAATGGTCGCAAGTTCGGCGACACCATCGACGAGATGGACTTCCCCTACCTCGCCAAGATCGTGCGCCTCAACGTCGCCGCGCTGATGGCGATCGCCAACGCCCCGCCGCCGCCCGCCCCGGTCGCCCAGGGCGCGGTCAGCACCGACACCACGGTCAACTGGCCCCCGGTGGCGGGCGTCCCGGCCTACAAGGTGCACTGGCGCCGGACCGACGAGAACAACTGGACCAAGTCGTCGACCGCGGTCTCGGACGTGCTGGTCACGAACGAAGCGCCGCCGGCAGGGTCGGCGCTCAATCCCAATCGTCCGTCGAACAACGCCACCATGGGCCGGGTCGAAGGCGCGCAGAAGCAGGCCGTCCTGAAGGGCATCCGCGTCGACGACTGGGTGTTCGGCGTGTCTTCGGTCGGCAAGGACGGCTGGGAAAGCCCGGTTGCCAGCGCTGTCCCGGGCGGCGCGTTCAAGCCGTACGTGGCGCCGGAGACCAAGTGA
- a CDS encoding M3 family metallopeptidase: MPADFIAARKPGADGRITLRTDSADFVPVMTYARSSALRERFQREYAQVAYPQNDAVLREMIDTRQAFAKLIGRPDFATVDFEPRILNTPAKVEALLAEMAAAARPAAQSDYAKSSPCCARPIRRRARSTRGTMAI; encoded by the coding sequence GTGCCGGCCGATTTCATCGCCGCCCGCAAGCCGGGCGCCGACGGGCGCATCACCCTTCGCACCGACAGCGCCGATTTCGTGCCGGTGATGACCTACGCCAGGAGCAGCGCGCTGCGCGAGCGCTTCCAGCGTGAATATGCGCAAGTCGCTTATCCGCAGAACGACGCGGTGCTGCGCGAGATGATCGATACGCGGCAGGCATTCGCCAAGCTGATCGGGCGGCCCGACTTCGCCACCGTCGATTTCGAGCCGCGGATACTGAACACGCCGGCCAAGGTCGAGGCACTGCTGGCCGAAATGGCTGCCGCGGCCAGGCCCGCCGCCCAGAGCGACTATGCCAAGAGCTCGCCGTGCTGCGCCAGACCGATCCGCAGGCGAGCAAGATCAACCCGTGGGACAATGGCTATCTGA
- a CDS encoding M3 family metallopeptidase — translation MLRQTDPQASKINPWDNGYLTPLVQKQSYGFDRQEARKYFNYPKVRGGILQLSEDLFRVDIKPWKTALWHPKAEAYEMFEGGKLIGRFYLDMHPRPGKYEHANVVPLRQGKGGQVPVIALVMNAPDGLMEHGDVVTFLHEYGHLLHGIFGGQNQHWAGQSGIATEADFGEAPSQMLEEWVFDYDTLKRFATNEAGQPIPQELVAQMNRARLFNLGMGDMRQLGLSEVALRLYQQGAPADLGAAYRGYVNRYDLIPLPEWSQGQNSFSHLAGYGASYYTYRWSKVIADDLFTRFAREGLRNPKTAADYRRLVLAPGGTKPAAELVRDFLGRPISIDAYKAEMARAAR, via the coding sequence GTGCTGCGCCAGACCGATCCGCAGGCGAGCAAGATCAACCCGTGGGACAATGGCTATCTGACCCCGCTCGTCCAGAAGCAGAGCTATGGCTTCGATCGGCAGGAAGCGCGCAAATACTTCAACTATCCCAAGGTGCGCGGCGGCATCCTGCAGCTGAGCGAGGACCTGTTCAGGGTCGACATCAAGCCGTGGAAGACCGCGCTGTGGCACCCCAAGGCCGAAGCCTATGAGATGTTCGAAGGCGGCAAGCTGATCGGCCGCTTCTACCTCGACATGCACCCGCGGCCAGGCAAGTATGAGCATGCCAACGTGGTCCCGCTGCGTCAGGGCAAGGGCGGCCAGGTCCCGGTGATCGCGCTGGTGATGAATGCTCCCGACGGCCTGATGGAGCATGGCGACGTCGTCACTTTCCTCCACGAATATGGCCACCTGCTGCACGGCATCTTCGGTGGCCAGAACCAGCATTGGGCCGGGCAGAGCGGGATCGCGACCGAGGCCGACTTCGGCGAAGCGCCCTCGCAGATGCTCGAGGAATGGGTGTTCGACTATGACACGCTGAAGCGGTTCGCGACCAACGAGGCGGGCCAGCCGATCCCGCAGGAACTGGTGGCGCAGATGAATCGTGCGCGCCTGTTCAACCTTGGGATGGGCGACATGCGCCAGCTCGGGCTGAGCGAAGTCGCGCTGAGGCTCTACCAGCAAGGAGCGCCCGCCGATCTCGGCGCCGCTTACCGTGGTTACGTCAATCGCTACGACCTGATCCCGCTGCCCGAATGGTCGCAGGGCCAAAACAGTTTCAGCCACCTCGCCGGCTATGGCGCGAGCTATTACACCTATCGCTGGTCGAAGGTGATCGCCGACGACCTGTTCACCCGCTTCGCCAGGGAAGGACTGCGCAATCCGAAGACCGCGGCCGATTACCGGCGGCTGGTGCTGGCGCCGGGCGGGACCAAGCCGGCGGCGGAGCTGGTCCGAGATTTCCTCGGGCGGCCGATCAGCATCGACGCCTACAAGGCGGAGATGGCCAGGGCCGCGCGCTGA
- a CDS encoding CoA-acylating methylmalonate-semialdehyde dehydrogenase, with translation MLRQIDHFIGGTSVAAGDRSGDVFNPSAGEVQATVRLGTATDLQKAVDAANAALPGWAATNPQRRARVMFNFKALIEKNMEELAATLASEHGKVIADAKGDIQRGLEVIEFACGIPHALKGEYTQGAGPGIDVYSMRQPLGICVGITPFNFPAMIPMWMFGVAIACGNAFILKPSERDPSVPVRLAELMKEAGLPDGILNVVHGDKEMVDAILDHPDVKAVSFVGSSDIAQYIYSRGTANGKRVQAFGGAKNHGIVMPDADLDQVVNDLTGAAFGSAGERCMALPVVVPVGEKTADALREKLIPAIEALRVGVSTDPDAHYGPVVNEAHKNRVEEWIQTCADEGGELVVDGRGFSLQGSEKGYFVGPTLFDHVKPHFRSYQEEIFGPVLQIVRAADFNEAVRLPSEHQYGNGVAIFTRNGHAAREFAARVNVGMVGINVPIPVPVAYHTFGGWKRSGFGDTNQHGMEGVKFWTKVKTVTARWPDGGVGDGGNAFIIPTMG, from the coding sequence ATGCTTCGTCAGATCGACCATTTCATCGGTGGCACTTCGGTGGCGGCGGGGGACCGCTCCGGCGATGTCTTCAACCCATCAGCGGGCGAGGTCCAGGCGACCGTCCGCCTCGGCACCGCGACCGACCTCCAGAAGGCGGTCGACGCCGCTAACGCCGCCCTACCCGGCTGGGCCGCGACCAACCCGCAGCGCCGCGCCCGGGTCATGTTCAACTTCAAGGCGCTGATCGAGAAGAACATGGAGGAGCTCGCCGCCACCTTGGCGTCCGAGCATGGCAAGGTGATCGCCGACGCCAAGGGTGACATCCAGCGCGGGCTGGAAGTGATCGAGTTCGCCTGCGGCATCCCCCACGCGCTGAAGGGCGAATATACCCAGGGCGCAGGCCCCGGCATCGACGTCTATTCGATGCGCCAGCCGCTCGGCATCTGCGTCGGAATCACCCCGTTCAACTTCCCGGCGATGATCCCGATGTGGATGTTCGGCGTCGCCATCGCCTGCGGCAACGCCTTCATCCTCAAGCCGTCCGAGCGCGATCCGAGCGTCCCCGTGCGGCTGGCCGAACTGATGAAGGAAGCGGGCCTGCCCGACGGTATTCTCAACGTTGTCCATGGCGACAAGGAGATGGTCGACGCGATCCTCGATCATCCGGACGTCAAGGCGGTGAGCTTCGTCGGCTCTTCCGACATTGCTCAGTATATCTACAGCCGCGGCACCGCGAACGGCAAGCGCGTGCAGGCGTTCGGCGGGGCCAAGAACCATGGCATCGTCATGCCCGATGCCGACCTCGACCAGGTGGTCAACGACCTGACCGGCGCCGCCTTCGGTTCGGCCGGCGAACGCTGCATGGCGTTGCCCGTCGTCGTCCCGGTCGGCGAGAAGACCGCCGATGCACTCCGTGAAAAGCTGATCCCGGCGATCGAGGCGTTGCGGGTCGGTGTGTCGACCGATCCCGACGCGCACTATGGGCCGGTGGTCAACGAAGCGCATAAGAACCGGGTCGAGGAGTGGATCCAGACCTGCGCCGACGAGGGCGGCGAGCTGGTGGTCGATGGCCGCGGCTTCAGCCTGCAAGGCTCGGAGAAGGGCTATTTCGTCGGGCCGACCCTGTTCGACCATGTGAAGCCGCACTTCCGCTCGTACCAGGAAGAGATCTTCGGCCCCGTCCTGCAGATCGTCCGCGCCGCCGACTTCAACGAAGCGGTTCGCCTGCCGAGCGAGCATCAATATGGCAACGGCGTCGCCATCTTCACCCGCAACGGCCACGCCGCGCGCGAGTTCGCGGCGCGGGTCAACGTCGGGATGGTCGGCATCAACGTGCCGATCCCGGTGCCGGTCGCCTATCACACGTTCGGCGGGTGGAAGCGGTCGGGCTTCGGCGACACCAACCAGCACGGGATGGAGGGCGTCAAGTTCTGGACCAAGGTCAAGACGGTGACGGCGCGCTGGCCCGACGGCGGCGTTGGCGACGGCGGCAACGCCTTCATCATCCCGACCATGGGCTGA
- a CDS encoding polysaccharide deacetylase family protein — MRFLLLLLALLLIGAPAAAADKRIALTFDDAPRQRGAYFTPDERSKRLIAGLRKAKVRQAAFFVIPGNFGKNDGVGGEQRIAAYVRAGHVIANHSWSHPALTEVTAADYVANIDRAEQCLKGQPGRRPWFRFPYLNEGRADKAKRDAVRTALAARGLRNGYVTADGADWNMEALTTAAVKAGKPVDMAALRQLYVETMVGAAEYNDGLARKVLGRAPAQVLLLHETDLAALFVADLAAALRKAGWTIITADEAYRDPIGSLHPDVPSMQGTLTEALAWEKGLAAPRWYDRVSPKVADPLFAQRVLGETRP; from the coding sequence GTGCGCTTCCTCCTCCTGCTGCTGGCGCTGCTTCTGATCGGAGCGCCGGCGGCAGCGGCGGACAAGCGCATCGCGCTGACCTTCGACGACGCACCGCGGCAGCGCGGGGCCTATTTCACGCCCGACGAGCGGTCCAAGCGGCTGATCGCCGGCCTGCGCAAGGCAAAGGTTCGCCAGGCTGCGTTCTTCGTCATTCCCGGCAATTTCGGCAAGAACGACGGCGTCGGCGGCGAGCAACGGATCGCGGCTTATGTCCGGGCCGGGCACGTCATCGCCAACCACAGCTGGAGCCACCCGGCGCTGACCGAGGTCACGGCGGCCGACTATGTCGCCAACATCGACCGGGCCGAGCAATGTCTCAAGGGCCAGCCGGGCCGGCGCCCGTGGTTCCGCTTTCCGTATCTCAATGAAGGCCGGGCCGACAAAGCCAAGCGCGATGCGGTTCGCACGGCGCTGGCGGCGCGGGGCCTGCGCAATGGTTACGTCACCGCTGACGGGGCCGACTGGAACATGGAAGCGCTGACCACGGCGGCGGTGAAGGCGGGCAAGCCGGTCGACATGGCCGCGCTCCGCCAATTGTATGTCGAGACCATGGTCGGCGCGGCCGAGTATAACGACGGTCTGGCGCGCAAGGTGCTGGGCCGGGCGCCGGCGCAGGTGCTGCTGCTTCACGAGACCGACCTGGCGGCCTTGTTCGTCGCCGACCTTGCCGCCGCGCTGCGCAAGGCCGGGTGGACGATCATCACCGCCGACGAGGCCTATCGCGATCCCATCGGCTCGCTCCACCCCGACGTCCCCTCGATGCAGGGCACGCTGACCGAGGCATTGGCGTGGGAGAAGGGCCTTGCGGCGCCCCGCTGGTACGACCGGGTCAGTCCCAAGGTCGCCGATCCGTTGTTTGCCCAGCGTGTCCTGGGGGAGACCCGGCCGTGA
- a CDS encoding RidA family protein has protein sequence MKRAQGSSPYEARYGFSRAVRVGERILVAGTAPVEADGSSTPGDAADQARRCLTIILGAIAELGGSAADVVRTRMYIVDPADADAIGAVHGEYFGEIRPASTMVVVKALLRDEWRVEIEAEALVRGET, from the coding sequence GTGAAGCGGGCGCAGGGAAGCTCGCCCTATGAAGCGCGCTACGGCTTCTCCCGCGCGGTCCGGGTGGGCGAGCGGATCCTGGTGGCCGGAACCGCGCCGGTCGAGGCCGATGGCTCCTCGACCCCCGGCGACGCGGCCGATCAGGCGCGGCGCTGCCTCACCATCATCCTCGGCGCGATCGCCGAGCTGGGCGGATCCGCGGCGGACGTGGTGCGGACCCGGATGTATATCGTCGATCCCGCCGATGCCGATGCGATCGGCGCCGTGCATGGCGAGTATTTCGGCGAGATCAGGCCCGCATCGACGATGGTCGTCGTAAAAGCGCTGCTTCGCGACGAATGGCGGGTCGAGATCGAAGCCGAGGCGTTGGTGAGGGGTGAAACATAA
- a CDS encoding acyl-CoA dehydrogenase family protein, whose protein sequence is MSQFDLTDDQRQIQDLARQFTAAEITPHAAEWDEKHHFPRATVQKAAELGFGAIYVSEESGGIGLGRLESALIFEALSYGCPSTSAFISIHNMAAWMIDRFGSDAVRQKYLPSMIGMERLGSYCLTEPASGSDAAALKTRAVRDGDHYVVSGSKAFISGGGENEIYVTMVRTGEDGPKGISAMVIEKDMPGVSFGAQERKLGWHSQPTAQVNFDEVRVPVENRVGGEGEGFRIAMMGLDGGRLNIGACSLGGGQRCLDEAVAYTKERKQFGTAIADFQNTQFMLADMATELEAARALLYLAAAKVTDNAPDKTRFAAMAKRLATDTGSSVADRALQLHGGYGYLMDYPIERFWRDLRVHSILEGTNQVMRMITAREMLRQ, encoded by the coding sequence ATGTCCCAATTCGACCTCACCGACGACCAGCGCCAGATCCAGGATCTGGCGCGGCAGTTCACCGCCGCCGAAATCACGCCCCACGCCGCCGAGTGGGACGAGAAGCACCATTTCCCGCGCGCCACCGTTCAGAAAGCGGCCGAACTCGGATTCGGGGCGATCTACGTGTCCGAGGAAAGCGGCGGGATCGGGCTCGGCCGGCTCGAATCGGCGCTGATCTTCGAGGCGCTGAGCTACGGCTGCCCGTCGACCAGTGCGTTCATCTCGATCCACAACATGGCGGCGTGGATGATCGACCGCTTCGGCTCGGACGCGGTCAGGCAGAAGTATCTGCCGAGCATGATCGGGATGGAGCGGCTGGGCTCCTATTGCCTTACCGAACCGGCGAGCGGGTCGGATGCGGCGGCGCTCAAGACCCGCGCGGTGCGCGACGGCGACCATTACGTCGTCTCGGGCTCCAAGGCGTTCATTTCGGGCGGCGGCGAGAACGAGATCTACGTCACCATGGTCCGCACCGGCGAGGACGGCCCCAAGGGCATCAGTGCGATGGTGATCGAAAAGGACATGCCTGGCGTCAGCTTCGGCGCGCAGGAGCGCAAGCTCGGGTGGCATTCCCAGCCCACCGCGCAGGTCAATTTCGACGAGGTCCGGGTGCCGGTCGAAAACCGCGTCGGCGGCGAGGGCGAGGGCTTTCGCATCGCGATGATGGGGCTCGATGGCGGGCGGCTCAACATCGGCGCCTGCAGCCTCGGCGGCGGGCAGCGCTGCCTCGACGAGGCGGTCGCTTATACCAAGGAGCGCAAGCAGTTCGGCACCGCCATTGCCGACTTCCAGAATACCCAGTTCATGCTGGCCGACATGGCGACCGAGCTGGAGGCGGCCCGTGCGCTGCTGTATCTCGCGGCGGCCAAGGTCACCGACAATGCGCCGGACAAGACCCGCTTTGCGGCGATGGCCAAGCGGCTTGCGACCGACACCGGCTCCTCGGTCGCCGACCGCGCGTTGCAGCTGCATGGTGGCTATGGCTATTTGATGGACTATCCGATCGAGCGCTTCTGGCGCGACCTTCGGGTTCACTCGATCCTTGAAGGGACCAACCAGGTCATGCGCATGATCACCGCGCGGGAGATGCTGCGCCAGTGA
- a CDS encoding enoyl-CoA hydratase/isomerase family protein, translated as MTNDVLITTEGALGRIRLNRPRAIHALTRDMCEAMSDALLAWRDDPAIQAVLIDHAEGRGFCAGGDVVALAKSGAGDGTEAAAFFHAEYRLNHLLFTYPKPTIALMDGITMGGGVGIALPCQVRVATENTRLAMPETGIGLFPDVGGGWYLSRLESRVGQFMALTGARLDGAECRYLGLATHYVPQSAMPDLVERLAAAPARAAGAAGNFVGNMPAARIEQNMADIARLFAPDTLEEVIAGLEAEDSDWARSELATLRSKSPLSCKVSLRLLAEGAGRATFEDEMRAEYALACRVVHTHDFVEGVRALLIDKDNNPEWKPAVPEAVLDETVDQLFVELPPEEAWTPFPEIA; from the coding sequence GTGACCAACGATGTCCTGATCACAACCGAAGGCGCGCTGGGCCGGATCCGGCTCAATCGACCGCGGGCGATCCATGCGCTGACCCGCGACATGTGCGAGGCGATGAGCGACGCGCTGCTGGCGTGGCGCGACGATCCCGCGATCCAGGCGGTGTTGATCGACCATGCCGAGGGGCGCGGCTTCTGCGCCGGGGGCGACGTGGTCGCGCTGGCAAAGTCGGGCGCCGGTGACGGGACGGAGGCGGCCGCCTTCTTCCACGCCGAATATCGCCTCAACCATCTGCTGTTCACCTATCCCAAGCCGACCATCGCGTTGATGGACGGGATCACCATGGGCGGCGGCGTGGGCATCGCCCTCCCCTGCCAGGTCCGGGTCGCGACCGAGAATACGCGGCTGGCCATGCCCGAGACCGGGATCGGCCTGTTCCCCGACGTCGGCGGCGGCTGGTATCTGTCGCGGCTGGAAAGCCGGGTCGGCCAGTTCATGGCACTGACCGGCGCGCGGCTGGACGGGGCGGAGTGCCGCTACCTTGGCCTTGCCACCCATTATGTGCCGCAGTCCGCCATGCCCGACCTGGTCGAGCGGCTGGCCGCCGCGCCGGCGCGGGCCGCGGGAGCTGCCGGCAATTTCGTCGGCAACATGCCGGCGGCGCGAATCGAGCAAAACATGGCCGACATCGCCCGGCTGTTCGCGCCCGACACGCTGGAGGAAGTGATTGCCGGCCTGGAAGCCGAGGACAGCGATTGGGCCCGGTCGGAACTGGCGACGCTGCGCAGCAAGAGCCCACTGTCGTGCAAGGTCTCGCTGCGGCTGCTGGCGGAAGGCGCCGGGCGGGCGACGTTCGAGGACGAGATGCGCGCCGAATATGCGCTCGCCTGCCGTGTCGTGCACACCCACGATTTCGTCGAAGGCGTCCGCGCGCTGCTGATCGACAAGGACAACAACCCCGAGTGGAAGCCGGCGGTGCCCGAGGCCGTGCTGGACGAGACCGTCGACCAGCTGTTCGTCGAGCTTCCGCCCGAAGAAGCCTGGACGCCGTTTCCGGAGATCGCATGA
- a CDS encoding enoyl-CoA hydratase-related protein yields MTEYTTLLIERHDAVTLVRLNRPQALNALNSQVLAELIDVFAAYDADDSQHCLVLTGSEKAFAAGADIKEMQSQGFADMYSANFFAGWERVTDTRKPWIAAVSGFALGGGCEVAMMADFIIAGDNARFGQPEIKLGVTPGMGGSQRLAAAVGKAKAMEMCLTGRMMGAEEAEKAGLVARVVPAASLVDEALKTAAEIAAMPPLAAIAAKEMVNAAFELPLAQGVRFERRLFHGLFGTEDQKEGMAAFVEKRPGKWTGK; encoded by the coding sequence ATGACCGAATACACCACCCTGCTGATCGAGCGGCACGATGCCGTTACCCTGGTCCGCCTCAACCGCCCGCAGGCGCTGAACGCGCTCAACAGCCAGGTGCTGGCCGAACTGATCGATGTCTTTGCCGCCTATGACGCCGACGACAGCCAGCACTGCCTGGTCCTGACCGGCAGCGAAAAGGCATTCGCCGCAGGGGCCGACATCAAGGAGATGCAGAGCCAGGGCTTTGCCGACATGTACTCGGCCAATTTCTTCGCCGGGTGGGAGCGGGTCACCGACACCCGCAAGCCGTGGATCGCGGCGGTCAGCGGCTTTGCGCTGGGCGGCGGCTGCGAGGTGGCGATGATGGCCGATTTCATCATCGCCGGCGACAATGCCAGGTTTGGCCAGCCTGAGATCAAGCTAGGCGTCACCCCCGGCATGGGCGGATCGCAGCGTCTGGCGGCGGCGGTCGGGAAGGCCAAGGCGATGGAAATGTGCCTGACCGGGCGGATGATGGGCGCCGAGGAGGCCGAAAAGGCTGGCCTCGTGGCGCGCGTCGTGCCGGCCGCGTCGTTGGTCGACGAAGCGCTCAAGACCGCGGCCGAGATCGCTGCCATGCCCCCGCTCGCGGCGATCGCGGCCAAGGAAATGGTCAATGCGGCGTTCGAGCTTCCGCTGGCGCAGGGCGTCAGGTTCGAGAGGCGGTTGTTCCACGGCCTGTTCGGGACCGAGGACCAGAAGGAAGGCATGGCCGCGTTCGTCGAGAAGCGGCCTGGCAAGTGGACCGGCAAGTAG
- the mmsB gene encoding 3-hydroxyisobutyrate dehydrogenase — translation MRIAFIGLGNMGGGMAANLAKAGHEVRAFDLSEAALAKAEKRGATRAADAAAAVEGAEAVVTMLPAGKHVAEVYRSAVFGKAPASAILLDCSTIDVATARTVGEEARAAGYEMVDAPVSGGIAAAEGGTLTFMVGGSAEGFERARPILEQMGKAVIHAGGSGSGQAAKIVNNMLLGVTMAGTCEAFVLAQKLGLDPQVFFDISSKASGQSWSMTSYCPVPGVGPETPADRGYDGGFAAQLMLKDLTLAMEAAQAAGAYTPMGGEAEELYRRFVERGGGPKDFSALIKMIDDSWTPPAQSN, via the coding sequence ATGCGGATCGCATTCATCGGGCTCGGCAACATGGGCGGCGGAATGGCTGCCAACCTCGCCAAGGCGGGGCATGAGGTTCGCGCGTTCGACCTTAGCGAGGCGGCGCTGGCCAAGGCCGAGAAGCGCGGTGCGACGCGGGCGGCGGATGCGGCGGCTGCGGTCGAGGGCGCCGAGGCGGTGGTTACCATGCTGCCGGCCGGTAAGCACGTGGCCGAGGTCTATCGCTCGGCGGTGTTCGGCAAGGCTCCGGCCAGCGCCATCCTGCTCGATTGTTCGACCATCGACGTCGCCACTGCCCGCACCGTCGGGGAAGAGGCCCGCGCGGCCGGCTACGAGATGGTCGATGCACCGGTGTCGGGCGGGATCGCCGCGGCCGAGGGCGGGACGCTGACCTTCATGGTCGGCGGCTCGGCTGAAGGCTTCGAGCGGGCGCGGCCGATCCTCGAGCAGATGGGCAAGGCGGTGATCCATGCCGGCGGCAGCGGATCGGGACAGGCCGCCAAGATCGTCAACAATATGCTGCTCGGCGTCACCATGGCCGGGACCTGCGAGGCGTTCGTGCTGGCGCAGAAGCTCGGCCTCGACCCGCAGGTTTTCTTCGACATTTCGAGCAAGGCGAGCGGGCAGAGCTGGTCGATGACCTCCTATTGCCCGGTGCCGGGCGTCGGACCGGAAACCCCGGCCGATCGCGGCTATGACGGCGGGTTTGCGGCGCAGCTGATGCTCAAGGACCTGACGCTGGCGATGGAAGCGGCGCAGGCGGCGGGGGCCTACACCCCGATGGGCGGCGAGGCTGAGGAGCTTTACCGCCGCTTCGTCGAGCGGGGTGGTGGCCCCAAGGACTTTTCCGCGCTGATCAAGATGATCGATGACAGCTGGACGCCGCCCGCCCAGTCGAACTAG
- a CDS encoding c-type cytochrome, translating into MRILILSSVAAAVLGTAAIAAPLSREAGVRMIAQRHAGYEQLGKAMRAAKQSIDKGDVVTTRATANQITALAARAPTWFPAGSGPEAGKTHAKALVWQQRADFDAKMKDLGSASRLFQAAAAGGDLDAIKAAHGKLGQTCGACHRQYREEH; encoded by the coding sequence ATGCGCATCCTGATCCTGTCTTCCGTTGCGGCTGCCGTCCTCGGCACGGCCGCCATCGCGGCTCCGCTTTCGCGTGAGGCGGGCGTCAGGATGATCGCGCAGCGGCATGCCGGCTACGAACAGCTTGGCAAGGCGATGCGCGCCGCCAAGCAGTCGATCGACAAGGGCGACGTGGTGACAACCCGCGCCACGGCCAACCAGATCACCGCCCTCGCGGCTCGAGCGCCGACGTGGTTTCCTGCGGGCAGTGGTCCGGAGGCCGGCAAGACCCACGCCAAGGCGCTGGTGTGGCAGCAGCGGGCCGACTTCGACGCCAAGATGAAGGATCTCGGCAGCGCATCGCGGCTGTTCCAGGCCGCGGCGGCGGGCGGCGATCTCGATGCCATCAAGGCCGCTCATGGCAAGCTTGGACAGACCTGCGGCGCCTGTCATCGCCAGTATCGCGAAGAGCATTGA
- a CDS encoding c-type cytochrome produces the protein MRSILLVSAAFLTLSACGSGSDDANAVLNDANASGAEATATVTNTAMAAADTPLEREAALAKMKERHDGYEKIGKAMRAAKQGIDKQDLNAVRASADQIASLAPQAIGWFPLGTGPDVGKTGAKAEIWQQKAEFDKGMTRFNEAAKVFQATTAGGDFGAIKEAHANLGKTCAACHDRFRTKDD, from the coding sequence ATGCGTTCGATCCTGCTGGTTTCCGCCGCCTTCCTGACCCTGTCCGCGTGCGGCAGCGGGAGCGATGACGCCAATGCCGTCCTCAACGATGCCAACGCCAGCGGCGCCGAGGCGACCGCCACGGTGACCAACACCGCCATGGCTGCCGCCGACACGCCGCTCGAACGCGAGGCGGCCCTGGCCAAGATGAAGGAGCGGCACGACGGCTACGAGAAGATCGGCAAGGCGATGCGCGCGGCCAAGCAGGGCATCGACAAGCAGGACCTGAATGCGGTGCGCGCCTCGGCCGACCAGATCGCCAGCCTGGCCCCGCAGGCGATCGGCTGGTTCCCGCTTGGCACCGGCCCCGACGTCGGCAAGACCGGCGCCAAGGCCGAAATCTGGCAGCAGAAGGCCGAATTCGACAAGGGCATGACCCGCTTCAACGAGGCGGCCAAGGTGTTCCAGGCGACCACCGCCGGCGGTGATTTCGGTGCGATCAAGGAAGCCCACGCCAATCTCGGCAAGACCTGCGCGGCCTGCCACGACCGCTTCCGCACCAAGGATGACTGA